From a single Canis aureus isolate CA01 chromosome 5, VMU_Caureus_v.1.0, whole genome shotgun sequence genomic region:
- the CROCC gene encoding rootletin isoform X5: protein MASVLSLQEENQLLQQELSRVEDLLAQSRAERDELAIKYNAVSERLEQAVRLESGELETPEPRGLVRQSVELRRQLQEEQASYRRKLQAYQEGQQRQAQLVQRLQAKTLQYKKKCSELEQQLVERSTELERQRLRDTEHSHDLESALVRLEEEQQRSASLAQVNSMLREQLDQASSANQALSEDIRKVTTDWTRCRKELEQREAAWRREEESFNSYITNEHSRLLLLWRQVVGVRRLVSEVKMSTERDLLHLGGELARASRAIQEADLGLSAGLRLAESRAEAALEKQALLQTQLEEQLRDKVLQEKDLAQLKVQSNLDKANLSARVTELALTVERLQNQNLEKDQVNKVLTEKLEALESLRLQEQAAVETEDGEGLQQTLRDLAQAVLSDVDSGVQLSGSERTADASDGSLRGLSGPRTPSPPRRASPGRGRSPRRGPSPACSDSSTLALIHSALHKRQLQIQDMRGRYEASQDLLGTLRKQLSDSEGERRSLEEQLQHLRDKTDGATQAHEDAQREAQRLRSTISLLSREKDSLACSLQAAQQQAEELQQEREKLQAAQEELRRQRDQLEEEREATAQDSARTRRELERSHRQLEQLEVRRSGLAKELVEVREALSCATLQRDVLEAEKAEVAEALSKAEAGRVELELSMTKLRVEEASLRDSLSKLSALNESLAQDKLGLNRLVAQLEEEKAALLGRQRQVEQEASLAREEQERLEQLRLEQEVEQQGLEGSLRVAEQAREALEDQLPTLRQERCRLQEQLAQLSRQLSGREQELEQARRETQRQVEALDRASREKEALARERAGLAVQLAAAEREGRTLSEEATRLRLEKEALEGSLFEVRRQLAQLEARREQLEADGQALLLTKEALTGELVGLRQQVTTTEEKAALDKELMAQKLVQAEREAQASLREQRVAHEEDLQRLQQEKEAAWRELEAERAQLQSQLQREREELLARLEAEKEELSEEIAALQQERDEGLLLAESEKQQALSLKESEKTALSEKLMGTQHSLAAISLEMERQKRDAQSRQEQDRSTVNALTSELRDLRAQLEEAADTHAQEVKRLQEQARNLERQRESSTREAEELRTQLRLLEDARDGLRRELLEAQRQVREGQDGREAQRQEASELRRSLSEGVQEREALRRTNEELRAAVKKAESERISLKLANEDKEQKLALLTDARVAVGKEAEELRAGLQEVERSRLEARRELQELRRQMKMLDSENARLGRELVELQGRLTLGERTEKEGRREALGLRQKLLKGEASMEAVRQELQGAQRKLQEQEGEFRARERGLLGSLEEARGAEKQQLDHARSLELKLEAARAEIAELGLRLSAAEGRGQGLEAELARVEAQRRVEAQRRAAEVQLGGLRSALRRGLGLGRSPSPAPLPSPSSPTRSAPAGGSGEGLRSPSPLERSPGCEPPSPGPTTSPASPDLEPEAVRGALREFLQELRSTQRQRDELRAQMSALSRQLAELEAERDNATSRVRQLQKAVAESEEARRGVDARLSGAQAQLALQEESVRRSERERRAALDQVATLERSLQATESELRASQEKISKMKANEGRLENDKRRLKEVLDASEGRTIKLELQRRSLEGELQRSRLGLSDREAQAQALQDRVASLQRQVADSEVKAGTLQLTVERLSGALVKVEESEGLLQDKVQGLTEALAQNSASLTSSQDKNLHLQKALTACEHDRQVLQERLEAARQALSEARKQSSSLGEQVQTMRGELADLELQRAEAEGQLQQLQEVLRQRQEGEAAALHTVQKLRDERRLLQERLDSLQGALAQREAEKREVERSALRLEKDRVALKRMLDKVEREKLRSHEDTVRLNAERGRLDRTLTGAELELAEAQRQIQLLEAQVVALEQDQSPGRLEADEQRQLELQQEVERLRSAQVRTERTLEARERAHRQRVRGLEEQVSTLKGQLHQELRRTSASFPSASGPAGQ, encoded by the exons CTGGAGCAGGCTGTGCGGCTGGAGTCTGGGGAGCTGGAAACGCCAGAGCCCAGGGGGCTGGTGCGGCAGAGCGTGGAGCTGCGGAGGCAGCTGCAGGAGGAGCAGGCCTCCTACCGGCGCAAGCTGCAGGCCTACCAGGAAGGCCAGCAGCGGCAGGCCCAGCTGGTGCAGCGGCTGCAGGCCAAG ACTCTCCAGTACAAGAAGAAGTGCTCGGAGCTGGAGCAGCAGCTGGTAGAGAGATCCACAGAGCTGGAGCGACAGCGGCTGCGG GACACAGAGCACAGCCATGACTTGGAGAGCGCCCTCGTCCgcctggaggaggagcagcagag GAGTGCCAGCTTGGCCCAGGTGAACTCCATGCTCCGAGAGCAGCTGGACCAGGCGAGCTCGGCTAACCAGGCTCTGAGTGAGGACATCCGCAAGGTGACTACCGACTGGACACGCTGCCGTAAGGAGCTGGAGCAGCGGGAGGCGGCGTGGAGGCGTGAGGAGGAG TCCTTCAACAGCTACATCACCAATGAGCACAgccgcctgctcctcctctggagGCAGGTTGTGGGAGTGCGTCGGCTGGTCAGCGAGGTGAAGATGTCCACCGAGAG AGATCTGCTGCATTTGGGAGGAGAGCTGGCCCGGGCCTCAAGAGCCATCCAGGAGGCGGACCTGGGGCTGAGTGCAGGCCTGCGGCTGGCTGAGAGCCGGGCTGAggcagccctggagaagcaggcactGCTGCAGACCCAGCTGGAGGAGCAGCTGCGGGACAAGGTGCTCCAGGAGAAGGACCTCGCCCAGCTGAAGGTGCAGAGCAACCTGGACAAGGCCAATCTCAGTGCCAG AGTGACAGAGCTGGCCCTGACCGTGGAGCGCCTTCAGAACCAGAATCTGGAGAAGGATCAGGTCAACAAGGTCCTTACTGAGAAGCTTGAGGCCCTG GAATCCCTGCGGCTCCAGGAGCAGGCGGCCGTGGAGACAGAGGACGGAGAGGGGCTGCAGCAGACCCTGAGAGACCTggcacag GCCGTCCTGTCGGACGTGGACAGCGGCGTCCAGCTAAGCGGCTCCGAGCGCACGGCCGACGCTTCGGACGGCAGCCTGCGGGGGCTCTCGGGCCCCCGGACGCCctccccgccgcgccgcgcctcGCCCGGCCGCGGCCGCTCCCCGCGCCGAGGCCCATCCCCGGCCTGCTCCGACTCCTCCACGCTCGCCCTCATCCACTCGGCCCTGCACAAGCGCCAGCTGCAGATCCAG GACATGCGTGGGCGCTATGAGGCCAGCCAGGACCTCCTGGGCACCCTGCGGAAGCAGCTCAGCGACAGCGAGGGTGAGCGCCGCAGCCTGGAGGAACAGCTGCAGCATCTGCGGGACAAGACTGACGGGGCCACCCAGGCTCATGAGGACGCCCAGCGCGAGGCCCAGCGTCTGCGGAGCACCATCAGCCTCCTGAGCAG GGAGAAGGACAGCCTGGCCTGCAGCCTGCAGGCGGCCCAGCAGCAGGCCGAGGAGCTACAGCAGGAGCGGGAGAAGCTGCAGGCGGCTCAGGAGGAGCTGCGGCGCCAGCGGGACCAGCtggaggaggagcgggaggccACGGCCCAGGACAGTGCACGGACTCGCAGGGAGCTCGAGCGCAG CCACAGACAACTAGAGCAGCTGGAAGTGAGGCGCTCAGGGCTGGCGAAGGAGCTGGTGGAGGTGAGGGAGGCGCTGAGCTGTGCCACGCTGCAGCGGGACGTGCTGGAGGCTGAGAAGGCCGAGGTGGCTGAGGCGCTGAGCAAG GCAGAGGCTGGCCGCGTGGAGCTCGAGCTCTCAATGACCAAGCTGAGGGTGGAGGAGGCCTCTCTGCGGGACTCCTTGTCCAAGCTGAGCGCCCTCAATGAGAGCCTTGCCCAGGACAAGCTGGGTCTGAACCGCCTTGTCGCCCAG CTAGAAGAGGAAAAGGCAGCCCTGCTGGGCCGGCAGCGGCAGGTGGAACAGGAGGCCTCCTTGGCGCGGGAGGAGCAGGAGCGGCTGGAGCAGCTGAGGCTGGAGCAAGAGGTGGAGCAGCAGGGCCTGGAGGGCTCCCTCCGGGTGGCAGAGCAGGCCCGGGAGGCCCTGGAGGACCAGCTTCCCACACTGCGCCAGGAGCGCTgcaggctccaggagcagctggcGCAG CTCTCCCGGCAGCTAAGCGGGCGGGAACAAGAGCTGGAGCAGGCACGGAGGGAGACGCAACGGCAGGTGGAGGCGTTGGACCGGGCATCCCGGGAGAAGGAGGCGCTGGCCAGGGAGCGGGCCGGCCTGGCGGTGCAGCTGGCGGCAGCTGAGCGCGAGGGCCGGACCCTGTCGGAGGAGGCCACGCGCTTACG CCTGGAGAAGGAAGCCCTGGAGGGTAGCCTGTTTGAGGTGCGGCGGCAGCTGGCGCAGCTCGAAGCCCGCCGGGAGCAGCTGGAAGCCGATGGGCAGGCCCTGCTGCTGACCAAGGAGGCCCTGACTG GAGAGCTGGTGGGCCTACGGCAACAGGTGACAACCACGGAGGAGAAGGCAGCTCTGGACAAGGAGCTGATGGCTCAGAAGCTGGTGCAGGCTGAGCGGGAGGCCCAGGCCTCTCTGCGGGAGCAGCGGGTGGCTCACGAGGAGGACTTGCAGCGACTCCAGCAAGAGAAG GAGGCTGCCTGGCGGGAGCTGGAGGCCGAGCGGGCCCAGCTGCAGAGTCAGCTGCAGCGGGAGCGGGAGGAGCTGCTGGCACGACTGGAGGCCGAGAAGGAAGAGCTGAGTGAAGAGATCGCCGCCCTGCAGCAGGAGCGTGATGAGGGCCTCCTCCTGGCCGAGAGCGAGAAGCAACAG GCCCTGTCCCTGAAGGAGTCCGAGAAGACAGCACTGTCGGAGAAGCTGATGGGCACACAGCACAGCCTGGCCGCCATCTCCCTGGAGATGGAGCGACAGAAGAGAGATGCTCAGAGCCGGCAGGAGCAGGACCGG AGCACCGTGAATGCTCTGACGTCCGAGCTGCGGGACCTACGGGCCCAGCTGGAGGAGGCTGCAGACACACATGCCCAGGAGGTGAAGAGGCTACAAGAACAGGCCCGAAACCTGGAGAGGCAGCGGGAATCCTCCACGCGCGAG GCAGAAGAGCTTCGGACGCAGCTGCGCCTGCTGGAGGATGCCCGGGACGGGCTGCGGCGGGAGCTGCTGGAGGCCCAGCGCCAGGTACGGGAGGGTCAGGATGGCCGTGAGGCCCAGCGCCAGGAGGCCAGCGAGCTGCGGCGCAGCCTGAGCGAGGGTGTCCAGGAGCGCGAGGCCCTGCGGCGGACCAACGAGGAGCTGCGGGCGGCCGTGAAGAAGGCTGAGAGCGAACGGATCAG CCTGAAGCTTGCCAATGAGGACAAGGAGCAGAAGCTGGCGCTTCTCACGGACGCACGGGTGGCTGTGGGCAAGGAGGCCGAGGAGCTGcgggctgggctgcaggaggtGGAGCGCTCCCGGCTGGAGGCCCGCAGGGAGCTGCAGGAGCTCCGGCGGCAG ATGAAGATGCTGGACAGTGAGAACGCCAGGCTGGGCCGGGAGCTAGTGGAGTTGCAAGGCCGCCTGACGCTGGGCGAGCGGACAGAGAAGGAGGGCCGGCGGGAGGCCCTGGGCCTCCGACAGAAGCTGCTGAAGGGCGAGGCCAGCATGGAGGCCGTGCGGCAGGAG CTCCAGGGGGCCCAGAGGAAGCTGCAGGAGCAAGAGGGCGAGTTCCGGGCCCGCGAGCGAGGCCtgctgggctccctggaggaggcgcGCGGCGCGGAGAAGCAGCAGCTGGACCACGCCCGCAGCCTGGAGCTGAAGCTGGAGGCGGCGCGGGCCGAGATCGCGGAGCTGGGGCTGCGGCTGAGCGCAGCTGAGGGCCGGGGGCAAGGCCTGGAGGCCGAGCTGGCCCGGGTGGAGGCGCAGCGGCGGGTGGAGGCGCAGCGGCGTGCGGCTGAGGTCCAGCTGGGCGGCCTGCGCTCAGCCCTGCGCCGGGGCCTGGGCCTCGGGCGctcccccagcccggccccgctGCCCTCGCCCAGCTCCCCGACCCGGAGTGCACCGGCCGGAG GAAGCGGCGAAGGGCTCAGGAGCCCCAGCCCCTTGGAACGCAGCCCTGGCTGTGAGCCGCCATCCCCAGGACCCACCACCTCCCCGGCCTCTCCAGACCTGGAACCGGAGGCAGTGCGGGGGGCCCTCCGGGAGTTCCTGCAGGAGCTGCGGAGCACCCAGAGACAGCGG GATGAACTTCGGGCCCAGATGAGCGCCCTGAGTCGCCAGCTGGCTGAGTTGGAGGCTGAGCGGGACAATGCAACATCACGGGTGAGGCAGCTGCAGAAGGCCGTGGCCGAGAGTGAAGAAG CCCGGCGTGGTGTGGATGCGCGGCTGAGTGGGGCCCAGGCCCAGCTGGCGCTGCAGGAGGAGAGCGTGCGGCGTAGTGAGCGGGAGCGCCGGGCCGCCCTGGACCAGGTGGCCACCCTGGAGAGGAGCCTGCAGGCCACGGAGAGTGAGCTGCGGGCCAGCCAG GAGAAGATCAGCAAGATGAAGGCCAACGAGGGAAGGCTGGAGAACGACAAGCGCCGCCTGAAGGAGGTGCTGGACGCCTCCGAGGGCCGCACCATCAAGCTTGAGCTGCAGCGACGCTCGCTCGAGGGGGAGCTGCAGCGCAGCCGCCTGGGCCTGAGTGACCGCGAGGCCCAGGCCCAAGCCCTCCAGGACCGGGTGGCCTCCCTGCAGAGGCAG GTGGCGGACAGTGAGGTAAAGGCAGGGACCCTGCAGCTGACAGTGGAACGGCTGAGCGGGGCCCTGGTCAAGGTGGAGGAGAGCGAGGGGCTCCTGCAGGACAAGGTGCAGGGCCTTACAGAAGCCCTGGCCCAGAATAGCGCCAGCCTTACCAGCAGCCAGGACAAGAACCTGCACCTGCAGAAGGCCCTCACCGCCTGTGAACATGACCGCCAAGTGCTCCAG GAACGGCTGGAGGCCGCCCGGCAGGCGTTGTCCGAGGCTCGGAAGCAGAGCAGCTCCCTGGGTGAGCAGGTGCAGACGATGCGGGGCGAGCTGGCGGACCTGGAGCTGCAGCGGGCGGAGGCAGAGGGCCAGCTGCAACAGCTCCAGGAG GTGCTGCGGCAGCGCCAGGAGGGTGAGGCTGCGGCCCTGCACACGGTCCAGAAGCTGCGGGACGAGCGGCGGCTGCTGCAGGAGCGCCTGGACAGCCTGCAGGGTGCCCTCGCCCAGCGGGAGGCCGAGAAGCGGGAGGTGGAGCGGTCAGCGCTGCGGCTGGAGAAGGACCGGGTGGCCCTCAAGAGGATGCTGGACAAG GTGGAGCGGGAGAAGCTTCGCAGCCACGAGGACACAGTACGGCTGAATGCGGAGAGGGGCCGCCTGGACCGCACGCTCACGGGGGCCGAGCTGGagctggctgaggcccagaggcagaTCCAGCTGCTGGAG GCCCAGGTGGTGGCACTGGAGCAGGACCAGAGCCCAGGCCGGCTGGAGGCGGACGAGCAGCGGCAGCTGGAGCTGCAGCAGGAGGTGGAGCGCCTGCGCAGTGCCCAGGTGCGGACGGAGCGCACCCTGGAGGCGCGGGAGCGGGCCCACCGGCAGCGGGTGCGCGGGCTGGAGGAGCAG gtGTCCACGCTGAAGGGGCAGTTGCACCAGGAGCTCCGGAGGACTTCAGCGTCCTTCCCCTCTGCGTCCGGCCCCGCAGGGCAGTGA